One genomic window of Salvia miltiorrhiza cultivar Shanhuang (shh) chromosome 4, IMPLAD_Smil_shh, whole genome shotgun sequence includes the following:
- the LOC131021688 gene encoding LOW QUALITY PROTEIN: pentatricopeptide repeat-containing protein At4g19191, mitochondrial-like (The sequence of the model RefSeq protein was modified relative to this genomic sequence to represent the inferred CDS: substituted 1 base at 1 genomic stop codon) yields the protein MLNRFSVASWNSCIRQSVYSGYFRKAILLFTQMKNQSYLYPDNLTFPFVAKACAKLSDLKLSTMIHAHIVKTPYCWDVYVHTALVDMYVKCGRLGCAQQMFDEMPVCDVASWNALVVGFARAGVFDRVSLLFNRMRAARVVPDAVTLMGLTHLLSGMKDSMLLGGVHCFGMKCGLEKDVLVANTLIAGYAKCRDLCSAEKVFLGIALDCLSVVSWNAMIAGFAYFEEWLKAIKVYIRMLRDGFRPDASTILNLLSSMAQQSDSSLCGRLVHAHGVKIGCDADITVLNTLVCMYSKCGAIDSARYIFDCMNVRSCVTWTVMIGAYADKGDLDEVLSLFHEMEAAGEKPDSVAVFHLIAACGKVGGLEVGRWIDGYTTAKGLKKDLMVCNALIDMXAKCGSMAHAHNVFLATDGTNVVSWTALISGFALNGRSREALDHFDRMLESGVRPNHVTFLAVLQACTHAGLLEKGWEIFNMMTNEYHLNPGLYHYACMADLFGRGGKLKEALDFIQEMPFTPDAGIWGALLSACKIHHNLEIGEHAARHLFRLEPQAAAPYVEMANIYALSNEWSGVAAMRMEMKSMQVAKTPGQSIVHIDGKCYSFTVQDQFHPNRCKIFETLDNLVLQLRDDMGISPCEEFQS from the coding sequence ATGCTCAACCGATTTTCAGTTGCCTCATGGAATTCCTGCATAAGGCAATCAGTTTACAGTGGCTATTTTCGGAAGGCGATTCTTCTCTTCACCCAAATGAAAAATCAATCTTATTTATATCCCGACAATCTAACCTTTCCTTTCGTTGCAAAAGCATGCGCAAAACTATCAGACCTCAAACTGTCAACGATGATCCATGCCCACATTGTTAAAACGCCCTACTGTTGGGATGTATATGTGCATACTGCACTAGTTGACATGTACGTCAAATGTGGTCGTTTGGGTTGCGCGCAGCAAATGTTCGATGAAATGCCCGTGTGTGATGTAGCTTCTTGGAATGCGTTGGTTGTGGGTTTCGCTCGAGCGGGTGTGTTTGATAGAGTTTCTTTGCTGTTCAATAGAATGAGGGCTGCCCGCGTTGTGCCGGATGCGGTTACTCTGATGGGCTTGACTCATTTGCTGTCTGGAATGAAGGATTCAATGTTGTTGGGCGGTGTTCATTGCTTTGGGATGAAATGTGGGCTTGAAAAGGACGTCTTGGTTGCCAACACTTTGATAGCTGGCTATGCGAAATGCCGCGACTTGTGCTCAGCTGAGAAGGTGTTTCTTGGCATTGCTTTGGATTGTTTGAGTGTAGTTTCGTGGAATGCTATGATCGCTGGTTTTGCTTATTTTGAAGAGTGGTTGAAGGCTATTAAGGTTTACATCCGGATGCTTCGTGATGGATTTCGGCCTGATGCAAGCACGATTCTTAATTTGCTATCATCGATGGCTCAGCAGTCGGATTCTTCACTGTGTGGGAGGCTTGTTCATGCTCATGGAGTTAAAATCGGGTGTGATGCGGATATCACCGTGCTTAACACCCTTGTTTGTATGTATTCAAAGTGCGGTGCCATTGATTCCGCGAGGTATATATTCGACTGCATGAATGTGAGGTCCTGCGTTACATGGACAGTGATGATTGGCGCGTATGCAGATAAGGGTGATTTGGATGAGGTGTTATCCCTGTTCCATGAGATGGAGGCTGCTGGCGAGAAGCCTGATTCTGTCGCGGTTTTCCATCTCATAGCAGCGTGTGGTAAAGTCGGAGGGCTTGAGGTTGGGAGATGGATTGATGGTTACACCACTGCAAAGGGGCTAAAGAAGGATTTGATGGTGTGCAATGCATTGATAGACATGTAAGCGAAATGTGGAAGCATGGCACACGCTCATAACGTGTTTCTTGCCACAGATGGGACAAATGTAGTCTCTTGGACGGCTCTCATATCTGGATTCGCGCTTAATGGGAGATCTCGAGAGGCATTGGATCATTTTGATCGAATGTTGGAGTCAGGTGTGAGACCAAATCATGTGACTTTCCTTGCTGTTCTTCAAGCCTGCACTCATGCTGGTTTGTTGGAGAAAGGATGGGAGATTTTTAACATGATGACTAACGAGTACCACTTGAATCCTGGATTGTATCATTATGCTTGCATGGCCGACCTCTTTGGGCGTGGAGGAAAGCTGAAAGAAGCGTTGGATTTCATCCAAGAGATGCCTTTCACACCAGATGCGGGGATTTGGGGTGCTCTGCTTAGTGCTTGCAAGATTCATCACAACTTAGAGATTGGTGAGCACGCCGCGCGTCATCTGTTTCGACTGGAGCCACAGGCTGCAGCGCCTTATGTGGAAATGGCTAATATATATGCATTGTCTAACGAGTGGAGTGGGGTGGCTGCTATGCGCATGGAGATGAAGTCCATGCAAGTGGCCAAAACCCCTGGCCAAAGTATTGTACATATTGATGGGAAATGTTATTCATTTACAGTTCAGGATCAGTTCCATCCTAATAGGTGTAAGATATTTGAGACGTTGGATAACTTAGTTTTGCAGTTGAGAGATGATATGGGTATTTCTCCTTGCGAGGAATTCCAATCATGA